In Sphingomonas crocodyli, a genomic segment contains:
- a CDS encoding CsbD family protein gives MGEMMDKAKGHTNEAIGKAKRAIGDAMDRPDIRAEGDAQEAKGDLQKAKGEVKGAINRV, from the coding sequence ATGGGCGAGATGATGGACAAAGCCAAGGGCCACACGAACGAAGCCATCGGCAAGGCCAAGCGCGCGATCGGCGACGCGATGGACCGCCCCGACATCCGCGCCGAAGGCGATGCGCAGGAAGCCAAGGGCGACCTGCAGAAGGCCAAGGGCGAAGTTAAGGGCGCGATCAACCGCGTCTGA
- a CDS encoding response regulator → MSLGQDLAYHLPFLRRYARALSGSQTIGDRLVKQTLAAIVADQASFPTDVDPRLGLYAAFLDIWEDQGADAMAGEAEGDEAIAHRRLARITPRPRQALLLTEMEGFTSEDAAYLMDTDRAEVETLVADAVAEIERQTHARVLIIEDEPIIAMDIEQMVSDLGHDVCAIATTHSEAVAAARAHRPTLVLADVQLADDSCGIEAVKDILTDFRVPTIFITAFPERLLTGDRPEPAFLITKPFQRSTVKAAIAQALFFDDATVPA, encoded by the coding sequence GTGTCTCTTGGCCAGGATCTCGCCTACCACCTCCCCTTCCTGCGCCGCTATGCGCGCGCGCTGAGCGGCAGCCAGACGATCGGCGATCGGCTGGTGAAGCAGACGCTGGCGGCGATCGTCGCCGATCAGGCGTCGTTCCCGACCGATGTCGATCCGCGCCTCGGCCTCTATGCCGCTTTCCTCGACATCTGGGAGGATCAGGGCGCCGATGCGATGGCGGGCGAGGCCGAGGGCGACGAGGCCATCGCGCACCGCCGGCTCGCGCGGATCACCCCGCGCCCGCGCCAGGCGCTGCTGCTGACCGAGATGGAAGGCTTCACGTCGGAAGACGCCGCCTATCTGATGGATACCGACCGCGCCGAGGTCGAAACCCTCGTCGCCGACGCGGTGGCCGAAATCGAGCGGCAGACCCATGCGCGCGTGCTGATCATCGAGGATGAACCGATCATCGCGATGGACATCGAACAGATGGTCAGCGACCTGGGCCATGACGTCTGCGCCATCGCGACGACGCATAGCGAGGCGGTCGCCGCCGCGCGCGCCCACCGGCCGACTTTGGTGCTCGCCGATGTTCAACTGGCCGACGACAGTTGCGGGATCGAGGCGGTGAAGGACATCCTGACCGACTTCCGCGTCCCTACCATTTTCATCACGGCGTTTCCGGAGCGGCTGCTGACCGGCGACCGGCCCGAACCCGCCTTCCTGATCACCAAGCCGTTCCAGCGTTCGACGGTGAAAGCCGCCATCGCGCAGGCTTTGTTCTTCGACGACGCGACCGTGCCGGCCTAA
- a CDS encoding NAD(P) transhydrogenase subunit alpha, with translation MDFISILSIFVMACFVGYYVVWSVTPALHTPLMAVTNAISSVIIVGALVASAAAGSVIAKYLGLGAVVMASVNIFGGFAVTERMLAMYKKKEKKG, from the coding sequence ATGGATTTCATCTCGATCCTGTCGATCTTCGTGATGGCCTGCTTCGTCGGCTATTACGTCGTCTGGTCGGTTACGCCGGCGCTGCACACGCCGCTGATGGCGGTGACCAACGCCATTTCGTCGGTGATCATCGTCGGCGCGCTGGTGGCCAGCGCCGCCGCGGGCAGCGTCATCGCGAAATATCTGGGCCTGGGCGCGGTCGTGATGGCCAGCGTCAACATCTTCGGCGGCTTCGCGGTCACCGAACGGATGCTCGCCATGTACAAGAAAAAAGAGAAGAAGGGCTGA
- a CDS encoding HWE histidine kinase domain-containing protein, giving the protein MSDFEQQPDLTVCDREPIHLLGLVQSFGFLIAVSADWLVSRYSANLADHIGAPGEDPVGKPLDQLFSEQAVHDIRNRIAYLQGEDSVERLLRIKLRDDLPEYDIALHFMRSLIVIEGEPSGPAGHEDIGITVRSMLMRQSSSSSMQNFFLSGVRQIRAITGYDRVMLYRFDQDEAGEVVAEAVAPRRESFLGLHYPATDIPRQARALYRRNFLRLIADIDDRGAPVLPELDLQGQPLDLSMSVLRSVSPVHVEYLRNMGVRASLSISIMAEGKLWGLIACHHYSTLRPTLEQRTAAELFGRMFSMMLESRERAEASEYEQRSRAITDRLMAVLAQDADLLSNPEWIADTISSAIPNDGVGVYLDGRIALSGMAPDEGQFRTLIRDLGRGAASAIVASDNLSKLHPPAADYSERAAGMIAIPISRSPRDYVVLFRGEKIKTVRWAGDPQKALEEDAEGIRLSPRKSFEAWRQLVQGVSEPFTAPERRVAEAVRTSLLEVILLLSEGRQTDQVRARERQELLIAELNHRVRNILSLVRSLISRTQGATDTYEDFVTTLEGRVQAIARAHDQLTTKQWGAVEIEPLVRAEAAAYVGGKEDRIRISGPEVSLDPVAFNTFALVLHELITNAAKYGALGDHGTVELRWGVDVEGDLLVMWRESGGPPVQAPMRKGFGTTIIERSIEYDLGGRSRVDYKLTGFEAEFMIPSRYVTVGTGTLNALKATDVGKAVTKVDDFPKTVLLVEDSMLIALDIEDTLRRLGAETVVSAGSVRLAREAIADGVPDFAVLDINLGAETSIPVAEELAELGVPFVFASGYGEQSQLGDRFGNVPVVAKPYGPAEVAAALATLRAR; this is encoded by the coding sequence TTGAGTGATTTCGAGCAGCAGCCAGACCTGACGGTCTGCGATCGTGAACCCATCCACCTTCTCGGTCTTGTCCAGAGCTTCGGTTTCCTGATCGCGGTCAGCGCCGACTGGCTGGTCAGCCGCTATTCGGCCAATCTGGCAGACCATATCGGCGCGCCGGGCGAAGATCCGGTTGGCAAGCCGCTCGACCAGCTGTTTTCCGAACAGGCCGTCCACGATATCCGCAACCGCATCGCCTATCTGCAGGGCGAGGACAGCGTCGAACGCCTGCTGCGTATCAAGCTGCGCGACGACCTGCCCGAATATGACATCGCGCTGCACTTCATGCGCAGCCTGATCGTTATCGAAGGCGAGCCGAGCGGCCCGGCGGGGCATGAGGATATCGGCATCACCGTCCGATCGATGCTGATGCGCCAGTCGAGCTCCAGCTCGATGCAGAACTTCTTCCTCAGCGGCGTGCGGCAGATCCGCGCGATCACCGGCTATGATCGCGTGATGCTCTATCGCTTCGATCAGGATGAGGCGGGCGAGGTGGTCGCCGAAGCGGTCGCGCCGCGCCGCGAATCCTTCCTGGGTCTCCATTATCCGGCGACCGACATTCCGCGGCAGGCACGCGCGCTCTATCGTCGCAACTTCCTGCGCCTGATCGCCGATATCGACGATCGCGGCGCGCCGGTGCTGCCCGAACTCGATCTGCAGGGGCAGCCGCTCGATCTGTCGATGTCGGTGCTGCGCTCGGTCTCGCCGGTCCATGTCGAATATCTGCGCAACATGGGCGTGCGCGCCTCGCTGTCGATCTCGATCATGGCCGAGGGCAAATTGTGGGGGCTGATCGCCTGCCACCATTATTCCACGCTGCGCCCGACGCTGGAGCAGCGGACGGCCGCCGAACTGTTCGGGCGCATGTTCTCGATGATGCTGGAATCGCGCGAGCGGGCCGAAGCGTCGGAATATGAACAAAGGTCGCGTGCGATCACCGATCGGCTGATGGCGGTTCTGGCGCAGGACGCCGATCTGCTGAGCAATCCGGAATGGATCGCCGATACGATCTCCTCCGCCATTCCGAACGACGGAGTCGGCGTCTATCTCGACGGGCGGATCGCGCTGTCGGGCATGGCGCCGGACGAGGGGCAGTTCCGTACCCTGATCCGCGATCTCGGGCGCGGGGCGGCCTCCGCGATCGTCGCCAGCGACAATCTGTCGAAGCTGCATCCGCCGGCCGCCGATTATTCGGAGCGCGCGGCGGGGATGATCGCGATCCCGATCTCGCGAAGCCCCCGCGATTATGTCGTCCTGTTCCGTGGCGAAAAGATCAAGACGGTGCGCTGGGCGGGCGATCCGCAAAAGGCACTGGAGGAGGATGCCGAGGGCATTCGCCTGTCGCCGCGCAAGAGCTTCGAGGCGTGGCGCCAGCTGGTCCAGGGCGTCAGCGAACCCTTCACCGCGCCCGAACGGCGCGTGGCGGAGGCGGTGCGCACCTCGCTGCTCGAGGTGATCCTGCTGCTGTCCGAAGGCCGCCAGACCGATCAGGTGCGGGCGCGCGAACGGCAGGAATTGCTGATCGCCGAGCTCAACCACCGCGTTCGCAACATCCTCAGCCTCGTGCGTAGCCTCATTTCGCGCACGCAGGGGGCGACCGACACCTATGAGGATTTCGTCACCACGCTCGAAGGGCGGGTGCAGGCGATCGCGCGCGCGCATGATCAGCTGACGACCAAGCAATGGGGCGCGGTGGAGATCGAGCCACTCGTTCGCGCGGAGGCTGCGGCCTATGTTGGCGGCAAGGAAGATCGCATCCGGATTTCGGGGCCGGAAGTCTCGCTCGATCCGGTGGCGTTCAACACCTTCGCGCTCGTCCTCCACGAACTGATCACCAACGCCGCCAAATATGGCGCGCTGGGCGATCATGGCACGGTCGAGCTGCGCTGGGGCGTCGATGTCGAGGGCGATCTGCTCGTCATGTGGCGCGAAAGCGGTGGGCCGCCGGTGCAGGCGCCGATGCGCAAGGGCTTCGGAACGACGATCATCGAACGGTCGATCGAATATGATCTGGGTGGCCGTTCGCGCGTCGACTACAAGCTTACCGGGTTCGAGGCCGAGTTCATGATCCCGTCGCGCTATGTGACGGTTGGGACGGGGACGCTCAACGCGCTCAAGGCGACCGATGTCGGCAAGGCCGTCACGAAGGTCGATGATTTCCCCAAGACGGTGCTGCTGGTCGAAGACAGCATGCTGATCGCGCTTGATATCGAAGATACGCTGCGCCGTCTGGGCGCCGAAACCGTCGTCAGCGCGGGTTCGGTGCGTCTGGCGCGCGAGGCGATTGCCGACGGCGTGCCCGATTTCGCGGTTCTCGACATCAATCTGGGCGCGGAGACCAGCATTCCCGTCGCGGAAGAACTGGCCGAACTGGGCGTGCCCTTCGTGTTCGCCAGCGGTTATGGCGAACAGAGCCAGCTTGGCGATCGCTTCGGCAATGTGCCGGTCGTGGCGAAGCCCTATGGCCCCGCCGAGGTCGCGGCGGCGCTGGCGACCTTGCGGGCGCGGTAG
- a CDS encoding NAD(P)(+) transhydrogenase (Re/Si-specific) subunit beta, with protein MHEVAAAPAWVSLAYLVSGVLFILALRGLSSPASSRRGNRFGMAGMLIAVVTTLVTHEIASLPEILIAIAIGGVIGFVTAKKIAMTDMPQLVAAFHSLVGLAAVLVAIAAYMNPEAFHVLDATGTDILQVSRIEMGLGVAIGAITFSGSVIAFLKLNGNMGGKPIMLPGRHIINLGTLAAIVVLVGLFHLNTPELFIAIVVLSFIIGFLLIIPIGGADMPVVVSMLNSYSGWAAAAMGFTLHNTAMIITGALVGSSGAILSYIMCRAMNRSFISVIAGGFGADDAGSGGGEAKEQRPWKRGSAEDAAFLMGQAEQVVIVPGYGMAVSQAQHVLREMGDLLKAEGVKVKYAIHPVAGRMPGHMNVLLAEANVPYDEVFELEDINSEFSQTDVAFVIGANDVTNPAAKTDKTSPIYGMPILDVANAKTVLFVKRSMGGVGYAGVDNDVFYMDNTMMLLGDAKKMVEEIVKSMAH; from the coding sequence ATGCACGAAGTCGCCGCTGCACCCGCCTGGGTAAGCCTCGCCTACCTCGTTTCCGGGGTACTCTTCATCCTCGCGCTGCGTGGGCTTTCCAGCCCCGCCAGCTCGCGCCGTGGCAACCGCTTCGGCATGGCCGGCATGCTGATCGCGGTCGTCACGACCCTGGTCACGCATGAAATCGCGTCGCTGCCCGAAATCCTGATCGCGATCGCCATTGGCGGCGTGATCGGTTTCGTGACCGCGAAGAAAATCGCGATGACGGACATGCCGCAGCTCGTGGCCGCCTTCCACTCGCTGGTCGGCCTCGCGGCGGTTCTGGTCGCGATCGCGGCCTATATGAATCCGGAGGCGTTCCACGTCCTCGACGCGACGGGCACTGACATCCTGCAGGTCAGCCGGATCGAAATGGGCCTGGGCGTCGCGATCGGTGCGATCACCTTCTCGGGTTCGGTCATCGCCTTCCTGAAGCTGAACGGCAACATGGGCGGCAAGCCGATCATGCTGCCGGGCCGCCACATCATCAATCTCGGCACGCTCGCCGCGATCGTCGTGCTGGTCGGCCTGTTCCACCTGAACACGCCCGAACTGTTCATCGCGATCGTGGTGCTCAGCTTCATCATCGGCTTCCTGCTGATCATCCCGATCGGCGGCGCGGATATGCCGGTGGTCGTGTCGATGCTGAACAGCTATTCGGGCTGGGCGGCTGCCGCGATGGGTTTCACGCTGCACAACACGGCGATGATCATCACCGGCGCGCTGGTCGGCTCGTCGGGCGCGATCCTCAGCTACATCATGTGCCGCGCGATGAACCGCAGCTTCATCAGCGTTATCGCGGGTGGCTTCGGCGCCGACGATGCCGGTTCGGGTGGTGGCGAGGCCAAGGAACAGCGCCCCTGGAAGCGCGGTTCGGCCGAAGACGCAGCCTTCCTGATGGGGCAGGCCGAACAGGTCGTCATCGTTCCGGGTTACGGCATGGCCGTCAGCCAGGCGCAGCACGTCCTGCGCGAAATGGGCGATCTGCTGAAGGCCGAGGGCGTCAAGGTGAAGTATGCGATCCACCCCGTTGCGGGTCGTATGCCGGGCCATATGAACGTGCTGCTCGCCGAAGCGAACGTGCCTTATGACGAGGTGTTCGAGCTGGAGGACATCAACAGCGAATTCTCGCAGACCGACGTCGCCTTCGTCATCGGCGCCAACGACGTGACCAACCCGGCGGCGAAGACCGACAAGACCTCGCCGATCTACGGCATGCCGATCCTCGACGTCGCCAACGCTAAGACCGTGCTGTTCGTGAAGCGCTCGATGGGCGGTGTCGGCTATGCCGGCGTCGACAACGACGTCTTCTACATGGACAACACCATGATGCTTCTGGGCGACGCCAAGAAGATGGTCGAGGAAATCGTGAAGTCGATGGCGCACTAA
- a CDS encoding phospholipase D-like domain-containing protein → MTGDSTQPSLLRPGENCWRIEQADRLSVIVDAADYFRVVRDAMMGAKEQILLVGWDVDPRILLDPTEEDGETPNCLADFIPWLVKRRPELRIHLLIWNMGFFKMVVRGGKAIFQLARWRMTRNVEIRFDSSQPIGATHHQKIVVIDDSIAFCGGIDMTSDRWDTPEHLDDQPYRRLPGGSAYMAWHDTATAVDGAAAKALGELARERWHLGTRRHLPAPTPHAAPWPERLGVLMEDRGIAVSRTVPKTEKTAETREIEALYVDMIAAAKHFIYADNQYFASRSVAEAMAKRLGEKHGPEIVIVNPESADGWLQEAAMGSARAELMQALIEADKYDRFQIYTPVTAAGKPIYVHSKLMIVDDRILRVGSSNMNNRSMGLDSECDIATECPDVDPAIRHLRETLMAEHLGTTREAVAEGCSHSKSLIATIDALRGHGKTLIPFDPPEISDATAAFGASGLLDPESVDERFEPLSGRGLFRGFLRRGTRELWNDLRERRRQRRERNRGRWRRKLRKLIDRMQ, encoded by the coding sequence ATGACCGGCGATTCCACCCAGCCCAGCCTGCTCCGCCCCGGCGAGAATTGCTGGCGTATCGAACAGGCCGATCGCCTGTCGGTGATCGTCGACGCGGCCGATTACTTTCGCGTTGTTCGCGACGCGATGATGGGCGCGAAGGAACAGATATTGCTGGTGGGCTGGGACGTGGATCCGCGCATCCTGCTCGACCCCACCGAGGAGGATGGCGAGACGCCGAACTGCCTGGCCGACTTCATCCCCTGGCTGGTGAAGCGGCGGCCCGAACTGCGCATCCACCTGCTCATCTGGAACATGGGTTTCTTCAAGATGGTGGTGCGCGGCGGCAAGGCGATCTTCCAGCTCGCCCGCTGGCGGATGACGCGCAATGTCGAGATACGCTTCGACAGCAGCCAGCCCATCGGCGCGACCCATCATCAGAAGATCGTCGTGATCGACGACAGCATCGCCTTTTGCGGCGGGATCGACATGACGTCCGATCGCTGGGACACGCCCGAACATCTGGACGACCAGCCCTATCGCAGGCTGCCCGGCGGCAGCGCCTATATGGCGTGGCACGATACCGCGACGGCGGTGGACGGGGCGGCCGCGAAGGCGCTGGGCGAACTGGCGCGCGAACGCTGGCATCTGGGAACTAGACGTCACCTGCCCGCCCCCACACCGCATGCGGCGCCGTGGCCCGAGCGGCTCGGCGTGTTGATGGAGGATCGCGGCATCGCGGTCTCGCGCACCGTACCCAAGACCGAGAAGACCGCCGAGACGCGCGAGATCGAGGCGCTCTATGTCGACATGATCGCGGCGGCGAAGCACTTCATCTACGCCGACAACCAATATTTCGCGTCGCGCAGCGTGGCCGAGGCGATGGCGAAGCGGCTGGGCGAGAAGCACGGGCCCGAGATCGTGATCGTCAACCCGGAGAGCGCCGACGGCTGGCTGCAGGAAGCGGCGATGGGCAGCGCGCGCGCCGAACTGATGCAGGCGCTGATCGAGGCGGACAAATATGATCGCTTCCAGATATACACCCCCGTCACCGCGGCCGGGAAACCGATCTACGTCCATTCGAAGCTGATGATCGTCGATGATCGCATCCTGCGGGTGGGGTCGTCGAATATGAACAACCGGTCGATGGGCCTCGACAGCGAATGCGACATCGCGACCGAATGCCCCGATGTCGATCCGGCGATCCGCCATCTGCGCGAGACGCTGATGGCCGAACATCTGGGCACGACGCGCGAGGCGGTGGCCGAGGGATGCAGCCACAGCAAGTCGTTGATCGCGACGATCGACGCGCTGCGCGGACACGGCAAGACGCTGATCCCCTTCGATCCGCCCGAGATCAGCGACGCGACCGCCGCATTCGGCGCGAGCGGGCTGCTCGATCCGGAATCGGTCGATGAGAGGTTCGAGCCGCTGTCGGGGCGCGGGCTGTTCCGCGGGTTCCTGCGCCGGGGTACGCGTGAATTGTGGAACGATCTGCGCGAACGCCGCCGTCAGCGTCGCGAGCGCAATCGCGGACGCTGGCGTCGCAAGCTGCGAAAGCTCATAGACCGGATGCAATGA
- a CDS encoding Crp/Fnr family transcriptional regulator, translated as MIDIDTAKRNRLLAALKPHDLDLLLPSFTLQDHPAGRLLQEAGADVTQAWFPLGSAAASYVVAADHNHMVDSALVGNEGAIGGIISHGRIPAYARAHVQFGGQFLRIHINALNTARLQSATLTDWLARYSDCLVAQLFQSAACNASHTIVQRLGRWLLATRDRIGSDEITITQEQLGEMLGVGRSFINRSLRQLNAKGILGSRRRRILIADPERLRAASCDCNDRIRHHFEAVLAGVYPPDQCAVAK; from the coding sequence ATGATCGATATCGATACGGCCAAACGAAACAGATTGCTGGCGGCGCTGAAGCCGCACGACCTCGATTTGCTCCTGCCGTCCTTCACGCTGCAGGATCATCCCGCAGGCCGCCTGCTGCAGGAAGCCGGCGCCGATGTGACGCAGGCGTGGTTCCCTTTGGGGTCCGCCGCCGCGTCCTATGTGGTCGCGGCCGATCATAACCACATGGTCGACAGCGCGCTGGTGGGCAATGAAGGCGCGATCGGCGGGATCATCTCGCACGGTCGCATCCCGGCTTATGCGCGCGCCCATGTCCAGTTCGGCGGGCAATTCCTGCGCATCCACATCAACGCGCTCAACACCGCGCGGCTGCAATCGGCGACGCTGACCGACTGGCTCGCGCGCTATTCGGACTGCCTGGTGGCGCAGTTGTTCCAATCGGCCGCGTGCAACGCGTCGCACACGATCGTGCAGCGGCTCGGCCGCTGGCTGCTCGCCACGCGCGACCGGATCGGATCGGACGAGATCACGATCACGCAGGAACAGCTGGGCGAGATGCTGGGTGTCGGGCGCAGCTTCATCAACCGCTCACTGCGGCAGCTGAATGCCAAGGGCATATTGGGTTCGCGTCGCCGCCGGATCCTGATCGCCGATCCGGAGCGGCTGCGCGCGGCTTCCTGCGACTGCAACGATCGGATCCGCCACCATTTCGAAGCGGTGCTCGCCGGCGTCTATCCGCCCGATCAATGCGCGGTGGCGAAATAG
- a CDS encoding class I SAM-dependent methyltransferase, translated as MTDRPAPDRSSPAQQRFEDAARAADMKPENRWVEGYADYEWDHLRPLIQAYGLDLAGKDVLEFGCNVGGSAVVLAALGARLTAIDIDAATIAVARANLDRHGFDAATTLHVPNTRTIPLPDGGYDLILANSVLEYVPADWLPQVIGEFHRLLRPGGHLLICGTASRLSPIELHSRRWGINWLPRAILPGEQRGLGPIALAKAVRGRFVDASGDHWVAARRAIHGRLSPINRAIAALARSPGWVAPYIELLLRKP; from the coding sequence ATGACCGATCGCCCTGCTCCCGACCGATCCTCCCCCGCCCAGCAGCGCTTCGAGGATGCGGCGCGGGCGGCGGACATGAAGCCGGAGAACCGCTGGGTCGAAGGCTATGCCGATTATGAGTGGGATCATCTGCGCCCGCTGATCCAGGCCTATGGCCTCGATCTGGCGGGCAAGGACGTGCTCGAATTCGGCTGTAATGTCGGCGGATCGGCGGTGGTGCTGGCGGCGCTGGGCGCGCGGTTGACCGCGATCGACATCGACGCCGCGACGATCGCGGTCGCGCGTGCCAATCTCGACCGGCACGGCTTCGATGCAGCGACCACGCTCCATGTCCCCAATACACGCACGATCCCGCTGCCCGACGGCGGCTATGACCTGATCCTCGCCAACAGCGTGCTGGAATATGTGCCCGCCGATTGGTTGCCGCAGGTAATCGGGGAGTTTCACCGGCTGTTGCGGCCGGGCGGTCATCTGCTGATCTGCGGCACCGCAAGCCGGCTGTCGCCGATCGAGCTGCACAGCCGCCGCTGGGGGATCAACTGGCTGCCGCGCGCGATCCTGCCGGGCGAGCAGAGGGGCCTCGGCCCGATCGCCTTGGCGAAGGCGGTGCGCGGGCGGTTCGTCGATGCCAGCGGCGATCATTGGGTTGCGGCCCGCCGGGCGATCCACGGTCGCCTGTCGCCGATCAATCGCGCCATCGCGGCTCTGGCCCGCAGCCCCGGCTGGGTCGCGCCCTATATCGAACTGCTGCTGCGCAAGCCCTGA
- a CDS encoding biliverdin-producing heme oxygenase, whose protein sequence is MPDIDTAPSLRDLLRSATRIAHDRVDALFGSCDLATPEGYTRFLTAQAAAWETLAPVLDAPSQARLAGVRADLDRLGVPRPAKVEGVETPDAGSLGMRYVLEGSRLGSTVLLRDLAERAPDLIESAGAYFTASSDLSSWKALSTILQSHPRNDASDTTVLADATATFDLFERAFHATARSVAHD, encoded by the coding sequence TTGCCTGACATCGATACCGCCCCGTCGCTTCGCGATCTGCTGCGCAGCGCCACGCGCATCGCGCATGACCGTGTCGATGCCCTGTTCGGAAGCTGCGATCTGGCGACCCCCGAAGGCTATACCCGTTTCCTGACGGCGCAGGCGGCGGCGTGGGAAACGCTGGCGCCCGTTCTCGATGCGCCGTCGCAGGCGCGGCTCGCCGGGGTGCGCGCCGATCTCGATAGACTGGGCGTGCCACGGCCGGCGAAGGTGGAGGGTGTCGAGACGCCCGACGCCGGGTCGCTGGGCATGCGCTACGTCCTCGAAGGATCGCGGCTCGGATCGACCGTATTGCTGCGCGATCTGGCGGAGCGTGCGCCCGATCTGATCGAAAGTGCGGGGGCCTATTTTACGGCATCGAGCGATCTGAGTTCGTGGAAGGCACTGTCCACTATTCTACAGTCGCACCCGCGTAACGATGCTAGCGACACGACTGTCCTCGCCGACGCCACGGCGACGTTTGACCTGTTCGAGCGTGCCTTCCATGCGACGGCGCGCTCCGTGGCGCACGATTGA
- a CDS encoding NAD(P) transhydrogenase subunit alpha: MKIAVLKEGAPGETRVSATPETVKKFIALGAEMAVEAGAGEHASIADADYSNAGAKVGDRAATLAGADIVFGIQGPDPESLGGAKPGAWIVASLNPFGDRPKVDAYAAKGYEALAMEFMPRITRAQSMDILSSQSNLAGYKAVLVAANEYGRAFPMMMTAAGTVSAAKAFVMGVGVAGLQAIATARRLGAQVSATDVRSATKEQIQSLGAKPIFVESVKGIEGEGSGGYATEMSEEYQKAQAELVSSHIAKQDIVITTALIPGRPAPRLISDAQIATMRAGSVIVDMAAESGGNVEGVVAGETVVKHGVKIVGAKNMAGLLAADSSALFSRNLFNFLSAFWDKEKNAPVLDEEIGDAIRLTKDGKVVNARLNG, translated from the coding sequence ATGAAGATCGCGGTCCTCAAGGAGGGCGCGCCCGGCGAAACGCGCGTTTCGGCAACCCCGGAGACGGTGAAGAAGTTCATCGCCCTCGGTGCCGAAATGGCGGTCGAGGCCGGCGCGGGTGAGCATGCGTCGATTGCCGACGCGGATTACAGCAATGCGGGCGCCAAGGTCGGCGACCGGGCGGCGACGCTGGCGGGCGCGGACATCGTGTTCGGCATCCAGGGTCCGGATCCGGAAAGCCTGGGCGGTGCCAAGCCGGGCGCATGGATCGTCGCCAGCCTGAACCCGTTCGGGGATCGGCCGAAGGTCGATGCCTATGCGGCCAAGGGCTATGAAGCGCTGGCGATGGAGTTCATGCCGCGCATCACGCGTGCGCAGTCGATGGATATCCTGTCGTCGCAGTCGAACCTGGCGGGCTACAAGGCCGTTCTGGTCGCGGCGAACGAATATGGCCGCGCCTTCCCGATGATGATGACCGCGGCGGGCACGGTTTCGGCCGCCAAGGCGTTCGTGATGGGTGTCGGCGTTGCGGGGCTTCAGGCGATCGCGACCGCGCGCCGCCTGGGTGCGCAGGTTTCGGCGACCGACGTGCGCTCTGCGACCAAGGAGCAGATCCAGTCGCTCGGCGCCAAGCCGATCTTCGTCGAGAGCGTCAAGGGCATCGAAGGCGAAGGTTCGGGCGGTTACGCGACCGAGATGAGCGAAGAATATCAGAAGGCGCAGGCCGAACTGGTGTCGTCGCACATCGCCAAGCAGGACATCGTGATCACGACCGCACTGATTCCGGGCCGGCCCGCGCCGCGCCTGATCAGCGACGCGCAGATCGCGACGATGCGCGCGGGTTCGGTGATCGTCGACATGGCGGCCGAAAGCGGCGGCAACGTGGAAGGCGTCGTGGCGGGCGAAACCGTCGTCAAGCACGGCGTCAAGATCGTCGGTGCGAAGAACATGGCGGGCCTGCTCGCCGCCGACAGCTCGGCTCTGTTCTCGCGCAACCTGTTCAACTTCCTGTCCGCCTTCTGGGACAAGGAAAAGAACGCGCCGGTGCTCGACGAGGAAATCGGCGACGCGATCCGGCTGACCAAGGACGGCAAGGTCGTCAACGCGCGGCTCAACGGCTGA